GTATCGTTGCCTTGCTGTTGGCGTCAGTTGGTCTCTATGGCGTGATGTCCTATATCGTCACCAGAAAGACGCGTTCGGTAGGTGTGCGGATGGCCCTGGGAGCGCAACGCATCGATGTTTTGTTCATGGTTTTATGGGAAGCATTGACGCTCGTGGTCATTGGCATCGTCGTTGGCGTTCCGGTGGCGCTGGTTGCCGGCCATATGTTTTCTTCGATGCTGTTTGGTCTTTCCAGCACCGATCCGGCTGCGATGTCGATTGTGATCGCGTTATTGGGAACAGTGGCGCTGGTCGCGAGCTACATCCCGGCCCGCCGCGCCACCAGAGTGGATCCGATCATCGCACTGAGAGATGAATAGCATGCTCAACCTGGCTAAACAGCGAAGGGGCGGCGGAAGAGAGCGCCTGCCGGCCCCCAGGAGTTGCAGATGGAGATTGTAAGGTTCTTTCTGAAGCACTCCCGCAAAGCTGTGGTGGCCAGTTTGGTAGCGGGCGTTTTCAGCGGCGCGTGCAATGCGGCGCTGCTCGCCGTGATCAACCTGTTACTGAAAAGAGACGGGAGCAGTGGTCCGCGGGTTGTGCTTGCGTTTGTGGGCCTCTGCCTTGTGCTGCCGCTTTCACGTTTTGTCTCAGAAGTTCTTCTGAATAATCTTGGTCAGGACTCTCTTTATTCTCTCCGCATACAGATAAGCCGCCAGGCCCTGGCGGCGCCATTGCGTCACCTGGAGCAACTCGGGATACACCGGGTGCTGTCCGCTCTTACCGATGATCTGCCGGTCATTACCAACACGGCACAGGTCCTCCCGCTGGTGTGCCTGAACGCTACTGTGATAATCGGCTGTCTTTTGTATATCGGACTGCTTTCATGGAAGGTGCTCTCCATCATTCTCCTATTCGTTTTTTTGGGAAGTGCCTGCTATCAGTTCCCGGTATTAAAGGCGCAGGGCATTTTCCGCCGGGCCCGGAAAGATGGAGAGGCTCTGCTGAAGCATTTCCAGGCCCTGCTCTATGGGTCGAAAGAACTCAAACTGCACAAGGACCGCCGCGATGCATTCTTCTCCAGCCTCCTTGATCGGACGGCATCATCTTTCCGTTCCCACTACAAGACGGCGATGATGATTTATACGGCGTCGGCAACGTGGGGGCAGACGCTGGTGTTTATTGTGGTAGGTCTCGTCCTTATCGCGTTTCCTGCTTCTCGCGGACTGAGTCGTGACACCCTGACCGGGTGTACGCTCGCCCTGCTCTCTATGATGACACCCTTACAGGTCATCATGAACATGGCTCCCACCCTTGCCCGGGCCAACGTGGCCATCAGAAACGTGAAAGAGCTTGGGTTCCAGCTTTCTTCCCAGGTGGAAAACGAGGACGAGGCCGCTGGGGCCGCCAATGAACTCCGCGACTGGCAGGAATTGCGGTTCAAAGCAGTCACTCACTCCTACCGTCGTGAAGGCGAGCTGGAAAATTTTGTGCTCGGACCACTCGATGTTCATTTTTGCCGGGGTGAGCTGGTTTTCATTACCGGAGGGAACGGCAGCGGTAAAACTACTTTCGTCAAACTGCTCACAGGCCTCTATTCCCCTGAGCAGGGTGAGATAACCATTGACGGAGAATTATCCGTCAATCACGCGCAGCAAAGGGAAAGATATCGTGGATACTTCACCGCAGTCTTTTCTGACTTCTTTTTGTTCGATCAATTACTGGGATTGCCCGACGCGGCGGTGGCGAGCACCGCGGATGCCTATCTGCGACAACTGAAGCTGGCTCATAAAGTCAAAGTTGAGAACGGAACGCTTTCCACCACTGAGCTCTCGCAAGGACAACGTAAACGGCTGGCCCTGCTCACAGCCTATCTGGAAGACCGGCAGGTCTATGTGTTTGACGAATGGGCCGCCGACCAGGACCCATATTTTAAAGATATTTTCTACCTTCAGATTCTGCCGGAACTGAAGGCCAGAGGTAAAACCATATTCGTGATCAGCCACGACGATCGCTATTATCACGTGGCCGATCGAATTATTAAATTTGACGAAGGCCAGATTGTCAGTGATCTCAAGGGAGAGGCCTCCCGCAGAGTTCATGTGGTGGCGGTAAACCAGTGACAATGCCGGTGAAGCACTGAAATTCGGCTTTGGAGTTTAGAAAACAGGAGTAAGAGATGAATCGAGAACCGCTTTATTTACGGCAAAATATCCAGGTTGAACCACTCGTAGACCATTGGTATGCGTGGCCTTATTTAATCCCGCCCGCAACTTATGCGCGGAACATGTGCGGACGGCACTTCAAGATCATGGATTCCTACATCGCAGCTCCTCAGGTGCATGCCGAAGCGGTCAAGAATCCCCGCATGCTGGGAGGACCGTTTATTGACTATGGCGGCAAGAGGGCGGATGAGATCAAGGCACTGCGTGACAGGACAAAACAGGAACGCAGCAACCTGGTTGAACTTTCCGCGGCCATTGATCAGCTCAACACCATGCTACGCTCCAAAGCGAATGGCTTGTGGATGCATCCTTTATACAACGACGTTCCCGACGCCCTGCGCGGCTACGTTGAGCTGGTCTATGACCTGAACAACAATCCCTCATTCCGGCTGATTGAGCCGCTGCTCTACAAAAGCGAGTACTACCATCCTGAGGCGCAGAGCTTAATGTTGTCGCCGATCCAAGAGGATGATCGGCCGTTTGTGCTGAGCACTCCCCGCCTGGAGACGCCCGGCAGCCTGCATTTGAAGATCCCCTTTGCCGATCGCTCAATTGATGAACTTTTCCGCCTCAAGTTTTCTCCCAAGCCCATGAACAAGATCAGGGACATGGTCGATGTGCCTGCCGGCTCGGAAGCATTGTTTGAGTCATTCTTTACGCCCGAGCCGCCGCGCCCGTACAAACCTTATACCGGGAAAGGGATCCGCTGGCGCTACTTCGGGCATGCGTGCATTCTGGTTGAGACCGGCGGCGTCAGCATGCTCTTCGATCCAGTCCTGAGCTATACCTATGAGAGCAAAATTTCACGGTACACCTATCTGGATTTGCCCGAGGTGATCGATTACGTGCTGATCACGCACAATCATCAGGACCACGTCCTGTTTGAAACCCTCCTGCAGCTTCGCCACAAGATACGCCACATCGTGGTGCCGCGCGGCGGTGGTGGTCCTTTGCAGGACCCATCCCTGAAGCTGCTCCTTCAGAGTTGCGGATTCCCGTCAGTCATGGAATTGCAGGAGCTCGAAACGTTGCAATCCGACGAAATGCAAATCATGGGCGTGCCATTCATGGGCGAGCATTGTGACCTGGATATCCGGACGAAAATGGCATATCTGGTTAAAACCTCCCGGAGTTCTCTGCTGTTTGCGGCTGACTCATGCAATATCGAGCCGGCGATTTATAAGAACATACAGCGTGAGGTCGGCGATCTGAATGCCTTGTTCCTGGGCATGGAATGCGATGGAGCCCCTCTCTCCTGGCTCTATGGTCCGCTGCTCAGCCGGCCTCTTGAGCGGGACCATGACCAGTCAAGACGGCTCTACGGATCGAATTTCGACCAGGCGCTGGACCTGGTGAAGCAGTTCCGCTGCCGTGAAGTGTATGTCTATGCCATGGGACAGGAGCCATGGCTCAATTATGTGATGAGCCTGAAGTACACCGAAGAAAGCCGTCCTATTATCGAGTCCAACAAGCTGCTGGATTATTGCAAGCGGCACGGAATCGTTGCGGAACGCCTCTTCGGCGAAAAAGAGATACTCATAGAATCTGTTGCGGCTACTTCAGTCGCGTGAAGAAGATTCGGCGCCCGCTTTGGCGGGCGCCGAATCTTCTTATCACGATTCAAACGGCATTTCCAAAGACTGCTTAGCTGACAGTGGTCTGCGGCGGTATGTAGGTTGGACCAAAGCATACAGGCTGAAATTTGCGGTCCACACCACTTCCGGTGTAATGCGGTGTCCACCCGCCCACATCCTGGAACAGACGTATGGCGCGGATGCGGCGGTCCACGCATAAATTGAACCAATGCAGTGTTCCCCGTGGCACTCGAATCAGGTCGCCGGCGACTACCTCAATGCCGACCACCGGTTTGCCTTGGGGATGAATGTGGAACAATCCCCGTCCAGCAACAATAAAACGCACCTCATCTTCATCATGGGTGTGCTCTATATTGAATTTTGCGAGCATGGTTTCCAGGCCTGAGGTCTTGGGATTTACGTCGATGACATCGGCCGTAACATATCCGCCGCGGGCCTTTAATTGCTCGATGTGCGGCGCATAAGCCTGCAAAACTTCCTCGGGCGAGGCGCCTTCTTCAATTTCCACATCCGTGTTCCACTGCTCGTAATCAATCCCGATACCGGCCAGATATGAGGTGATTTCTGCGGGATCGGACAGTGTGCGATTTTCTTCTGGAATAGTAACAACAGCCATCTTGCACCTCTTGCATAATGCTATGGTGAACGTTGTTCCCGCCCGAACGTGGTCCGGCCGAGAACTTCAAACAGGAACTCGAAAATTTCAACGTGACGTTTCGCCTCCTGCAGCGTTCGTCCCCAGGTATATAAGCCATGGCCGTGAAGCAGGATGCCATGGGCATTCGGGCTCTGGTTCAGCGTGGTTTCTACCAGGCCCGACAGTTGAACCATGTCTTGAGAGTTTTTGAGAATAGGCACCCATTCCCGGTGCTCGTGGGTCTTGACGCCCTCGAGACCTTTCAGCATTTCATATCCTTCTATGCTAAGTCCGTTGCGCGAGACTTCGCGCTCGGAAAGGACCGTGGCCCAGATTGAATGAGTATGCAGGACCGCGCCCGCATTCTGTGCCCGCACAATAGCGAGATGAATGAGGTACTCAAAGGAAGGGCGCGACCGCCCAGTCAGTACCTCTCCTGCTTCATTGATTTCCAGGATGTCAGAAGGAGCAAGTGTACCTTTGTCCACCGAGGTAGGCGTAATGGCCAGCCGCCGCGGATCGCCGCTGAGCACGGCACTGAAGTTGCCTCCGGTGCCAAATACCCAGCCACGAGAGTAGAAATCCTTGCCGATGCCAGCCAGGGCAGATGAGAGTTCCTCGAACTCGTGGTCATTCTCCTGGCGGACCGTCAGGCCGGTATTGCCGCGACTTGATATTGGGAAGGCCATACGTTCTGTCCAGAGTTTATTTAGATTTCAACTCTTCTATACGTTTTGCAATCTGCGCCACCGTAGGACCAGCGAG
This region of Terriglobia bacterium genomic DNA includes:
- a CDS encoding cyclic peptide export ABC transporter — protein: MEIVRFFLKHSRKAVVASLVAGVFSGACNAALLAVINLLLKRDGSSGPRVVLAFVGLCLVLPLSRFVSEVLLNNLGQDSLYSLRIQISRQALAAPLRHLEQLGIHRVLSALTDDLPVITNTAQVLPLVCLNATVIIGCLLYIGLLSWKVLSIILLFVFLGSACYQFPVLKAQGIFRRARKDGEALLKHFQALLYGSKELKLHKDRRDAFFSSLLDRTASSFRSHYKTAMMIYTASATWGQTLVFIVVGLVLIAFPASRGLSRDTLTGCTLALLSMMTPLQVIMNMAPTLARANVAIRNVKELGFQLSSQVENEDEAAGAANELRDWQELRFKAVTHSYRREGELENFVLGPLDVHFCRGELVFITGGNGSGKTTFVKLLTGLYSPEQGEITIDGELSVNHAQQRERYRGYFTAVFSDFFLFDQLLGLPDAAVASTADAYLRQLKLAHKVKVENGTLSTTELSQGQRKRLALLTAYLEDRQVYVFDEWAADQDPYFKDIFYLQILPELKARGKTIFVISHDDRYYHVADRIIKFDEGQIVSDLKGEASRRVHVVAVNQ
- a CDS encoding MBL fold metallo-hydrolase, which encodes MNREPLYLRQNIQVEPLVDHWYAWPYLIPPATYARNMCGRHFKIMDSYIAAPQVHAEAVKNPRMLGGPFIDYGGKRADEIKALRDRTKQERSNLVELSAAIDQLNTMLRSKANGLWMHPLYNDVPDALRGYVELVYDLNNNPSFRLIEPLLYKSEYYHPEAQSLMLSPIQEDDRPFVLSTPRLETPGSLHLKIPFADRSIDELFRLKFSPKPMNKIRDMVDVPAGSEALFESFFTPEPPRPYKPYTGKGIRWRYFGHACILVETGGVSMLFDPVLSYTYESKISRYTYLDLPEVIDYVLITHNHQDHVLFETLLQLRHKIRHIVVPRGGGGPLQDPSLKLLLQSCGFPSVMELQELETLQSDEMQIMGVPFMGEHCDLDIRTKMAYLVKTSRSSLLFAADSCNIEPAIYKNIQREVGDLNALFLGMECDGAPLSWLYGPLLSRPLERDHDQSRRLYGSNFDQALDLVKQFRCREVYVYAMGQEPWLNYVMSLKYTEESRPIIESNKLLDYCKRHGIVAERLFGEKEILIESVAATSVA
- a CDS encoding acireductone dioxygenase yields the protein MAVVTIPEENRTLSDPAEITSYLAGIGIDYEQWNTDVEIEEGASPEEVLQAYAPHIEQLKARGGYVTADVIDVNPKTSGLETMLAKFNIEHTHDEDEVRFIVAGRGLFHIHPQGKPVVGIEVVAGDLIRVPRGTLHWFNLCVDRRIRAIRLFQDVGGWTPHYTGSGVDRKFQPVCFGPTYIPPQTTVS
- the mtnB gene encoding methylthioribulose 1-phosphate dehydratase codes for the protein MAFPISSRGNTGLTVRQENDHEFEELSSALAGIGKDFYSRGWVFGTGGNFSAVLSGDPRRLAITPTSVDKGTLAPSDILEINEAGEVLTGRSRPSFEYLIHLAIVRAQNAGAVLHTHSIWATVLSEREVSRNGLSIEGYEMLKGLEGVKTHEHREWVPILKNSQDMVQLSGLVETTLNQSPNAHGILLHGHGLYTWGRTLQEAKRHVEIFEFLFEVLGRTTFGREQRSP